Sequence from the Pseudomonas sp. LS.1a genome:
ATGGTGAAAGCCATGGTGCGATTTGCATTAAACTGGCTCGAAGACGAAACTTTCTTCAGCATCTGCAGCAGGCAGCATGTATACCTTTGTAGCACTGACTCAGCCGCTACTTGTGAGTGGCTATTCGGCACTCATAAAAGATATATTCACGATTTTAATTATAATTTAGGCGCTTTGAATAAAGTTACCACTAATTGGGGTACGCCTGAATCCATCATAAACGAGCATACCATTGCTCCCTTTTTCTTTCCCTTTCAGTCTCAGGAAAATGTGCTTGCTGCAAAGGAAGCACTATTAGGCCCGAGATTGGGATCACTGAAGTACCGCCTGGGTTTGCTGACAAACCGCTTCGGTGCAGAACATCCATTAAAAGCGTGCACTGCGTGTATGGTATGCGACCGTATATGTGGCGGCGTGGCCTACTGGCATCTGTCTCATCAGTATCCAGGGGTAACAATTTGCCCTGTACACGGTTTGTATCTCCGAGAAAGCACAAAGAATAGACAGTGGTCAGGCCAATTCGAGTGGTTACTGCCCCAAGAAGAAGATCTCTTGCCTGCCCCTCGAATTGAAACGACAGCCGCGACCCGGAAAGTGCTGGAAGATCTTGTCGAGGCCATCATCGGCTTAGCAGGTTTCGGATGTCAGAGGATTTTTGATCCAAGCGCTGTCAACGCTGTGTATAGGACAGCGTTGGCTCAGTACGGTGAACGCAGTTCTGGACAGGAGGCAGCTGCCAGTGCGCTTTGGCTCCACATCAAAGGGCTTCAGGCCTACCAGCCCTTCAGTTGTATGCCCAGAAGCCCCGAGGAGGCCGTCACATTTTTGAGGGGGCTTGTGCGCAGTCCAAGGGGGCACGTCCACCCCTTGAAGCACCTCACGCTCATCACTTGGCTGTTCGGATCCCTCGCTGCTTTCATCAAGTTACACGACCAGGTAGTCAACTCTTACACGCCATCCAAAAATGTTTCGTCAGGCATTGTTAATCAAGCTAAACGTGTCAAAGAGATAAATCCCACCTCAGATAAAATATTGAAAGCGGCCAGGCGACCAAAGATTCTAAAAAAAGATAGCAGAGCTGCTATCTTACTCAGACTTTCTCAGGGTCAATCAAAACATAGCCTGTGTGAGGATTTCGGCATAACGATTTCGACTCTAAATAAATTGATGCGATCAGAGCCATCGGTAGCCAATGCGTGGAAAGAAAAAACTACGTCTAACGAAAAGTTTGAACGAAGGTCGATCTGGGAAAATACCGTAAAGAGATTCTCAAAGGATAGCGCGAAGCAAATTAGATGCCGCCTCCCGACAGTCTATGTCTGGCTTTACCGAAACGATAGGGAATGGCTGAACAGTAGACTTGGAGAGCTACCAAACGGGAGGATCGGCAATCACTCTGCCGTTGATTGGAGCAAACGTGATCAGCATTTGCTAGAAGCTCTAAAATCGACTGCTGACTACTTGTTGAAGTCTCATGAGCTTCCATTGAAAAAACAGCAAATTTATTTGGCGCTTCCAAGGCTGGCCAGCGCTCTGCAAAAAAGACAAGCCTACGGGCTGACCCGATCTTTTCTCCAAGAGATCACCGCGTCAGCTCGAAAAGGCAGTGGGAGTGCTCCGGCTGGTTGCAGCACTGAAGCCGTCCAGTCCTCATGATCCTCCGCATCCATTTCCAGATGGCCTGGACTGGTGAGAAGATGGGCAAGAAGCTTGTGGTGAGGAAACCGGACCTCATGATCAACTAGTCAAACGCCGGTTTTGGCTGTAGATACGCAGTAACGGAGAAATTTCAAATGACGGGCGCCAATGCTGAGCTCACTGAAAATCAATTGGCCGTAGGGTTAAGGACAGCCCTGCGAATTCTTGACGGATGGAACGCGACCACCGAGCAGGTCGGAAGCATTCTTCGCATATCCACCGCGACCCGCGAGAAGATCTCACGGGATTCCAGCGCCAGCGTACGCCTTGATCTGGATCAGCAGCAGCGAATCAGCTTGGTGCTCAACATTCATGCCGCGTTGCGAACGGTCTTTGAAAATCAAGAAAACGTTCAAGGGTTCCCAAACCTGGAGAATGCCAATGATTTCTTCGAAGGACGTTCTCCCCTGGAGGTGATGGCCCAAGGGGACATGATCTCGCTTTATGAGACCTACAGACGAATTGAACA
This genomic interval carries:
- a CDS encoding TnsD family transposase, which gives rise to MVRFALNWLEDETFFSICSRQHVYLCSTDSAATCEWLFGTHKRYIHDFNYNLGALNKVTTNWGTPESIINEHTIAPFFFPFQSQENVLAAKEALLGPRLGSLKYRLGLLTNRFGAEHPLKACTACMVCDRICGGVAYWHLSHQYPGVTICPVHGLYLRESTKNRQWSGQFEWLLPQEEDLLPAPRIETTAATRKVLEDLVEAIIGLAGFGCQRIFDPSAVNAVYRTALAQYGERSSGQEAAASALWLHIKGLQAYQPFSCMPRSPEEAVTFLRGLVRSPRGHVHPLKHLTLITWLFGSLAAFIKLHDQVVNSYTPSKNVSSGIVNQAKRVKEINPTSDKILKAARRPKILKKDSRAAILLRLSQGQSKHSLCEDFGITISTLNKLMRSEPSVANAWKEKTTSNEKFERRSIWENTVKRFSKDSAKQIRCRLPTVYVWLYRNDREWLNSRLGELPNGRIGNHSAVDWSKRDQHLLEALKSTADYLLKSHELPLKKQQIYLALPRLASALQKRQAYGLTRSFLQEITASARKGSGSAPAGCSTEAVQSS
- a CDS encoding antitoxin Xre-like helix-turn-helix domain-containing protein is translated as MTGANAELTENQLAVGLRTALRILDGWNATTEQVGSILRISTATREKISRDSSASVRLDLDQQQRISLVLNIHAALRTVFENQENVQGFPNLENANDFFEGRSPLEVMAQGDMISLYETYRRIEHLQQSS